The DNA sequence TGGCTTGTCTTTTTTGAATCGTGGAGCCGCAGGGCGGCGATTAGGGCCATATGTTCGTTGAAGGTCTTATCGATGATGTCCTGGGAATAGTTTGTGACGAATATCCAGCGTCTGATGAGCCAGTCCTGTTCCTGCAGGGGGCGGAGGATGTCCCGCAACCTTGGATTGTCTGCGCATCGTCGCACGGTGTTGTGGATGAGCATGTCGGCTTCGATGAATTCGTCGATGGATTGGTTCCTTGTGTTCTTGCATTTGTCGACATACTGCTTTTCCATCTCATCGATTTCTTCATCGGTCATGGCAACGGCAGCCAACTGGAATGCCAGGTTCTCCAAAGTGCTTCTGATGAGACTTATATCCAGGACATCCTTCTTTGT is a window from the Sediminispirochaeta bajacaliforniensis DSM 16054 genome containing:
- a CDS encoding GntR family transcriptional regulator; the encoded protein is MIMGITKVNLNEQVAQIIKSKIVSLEFRPGDRLIVEPLAKEINVSMTPVREGLRNLVFEGLVTYDGKSYSVFNPTKKDVLDISLIRSTLENLAFQLAAVAMTDEEIDEMEKQYVDKCKNTRNQSIDEFIEADMLIHNTVRRCADNPRLRDILRPLQEQDWLIRRWIFVTNYSQDIIDKTFNEHMALIAALRLHDSKKTSHAIEKHMATSKNITLQGLDIFWDEKQEDSKISQSMHTH